Genomic window (Aricia agestis chromosome 7, ilAriAges1.1, whole genome shotgun sequence):
gtgtgCAAGtgcaaataaagtttttttttaataaaataagcaggcaaacaagcaaacgggtcacctgatggaaagcaacttccgtcgcccatggacactcacagcctcagaagagctgcaggtgcattgccggcctttttattattattatataggtacacaccctaaattatattatcactttgttttgttacaccttgtatggtAAAAATTCTGAGGGATAAAGTAACAttacaataaaactaataaattagACTTATAATTTATTCACATTAGGCTACAAATTCATATGGGATTGGAGCAAGAAGGACAGGCTTCTCGAGTCCTTTCACAATATGTGCAGCTCTGGGTGGCTGGGGTTGTCTCTTGAGATTGACAGTCTTGCCAGCAGCTTTTGCCTCCTTCAGCAGCCTCTCGTTTTCCTTGACTCGCTTCAGGAAGTCTTCCCTGCACTTTGAGTGCTTGACATGCTCAACACGGATGTTTATTCTCTTGGGGATGATTCTGCCTCGCACCCTCTTGTTTACGATGACTCCGAGAGCATGTGCGGTGACATTGTATACACGGCCAGTCTTGCCATGGTATACTTTGTGTGGCATACCCTTTTGAACTGCACCATTTccctaaaaataatgaaaaaaatattttcatatgtcCAAACAAAAAATGGGATTGAAAATAAATGGGCACTTTGAATAAAAGTAAATGTAGACTATTGACTCTACTTTATAATTCTTTAAATATGATATAAGGACACTGCCGTGTAACAGGTAAACTAACCAAGAATAATAACTGTTTTAGGACTGAAGATAGACATGCCCAGTAAGAAAGGTACTCTTTATTTATGCTAGCttatctataattattttaaaatcttctTCAAAAGAACACGATATTTGATAAGTATTATGTATGAAATAGCACGAATACTCACTCTGATGTCAACGATGTCGCCGACTTTGTAAACTTTCATGTAAGTGGAAAGCGGGATGGTTCCATGGGTGCGGAACCTGCGGGCGAACAAGTCCCTTGTACCCCGTCGATAACCTTTGGAATTGGTCATTTTTATTGCctgtaaaatacaaaatatttgttatagggAACACACGCACGTGGCGAAACCGCAAAGTTGCAAATGTCAACAATACACTagttttttcacaaaaatatgtaaatatactttaaaattacACCTTATTTTAtccctaaattaaaaatttatggaTTATACAGCGTAGAAAACTAATAATTCTGTAAAATCTCGATAATCACCTTCGCTTGTCAGAGCTTGGCTTTTCAAAAGAAATAGGTTATGTCAAGCTGTCATAGATGATAGACTATCcggagaaaaaaa
Coding sequences:
- the LOC121728958 gene encoding 60S ribosomal protein L21: MTNSKGYRRGTRDLFARRFRTHGTIPLSTYMKVYKVGDIVDIRGNGAVQKGMPHKVYHGKTGRVYNVTAHALGVIVNKRVRGRIIPKRINIRVEHVKHSKCREDFLKRVKENERLLKEAKAAGKTVNLKRQPQPPRAAHIVKGLEKPVLLAPIPYEFVA